A genomic segment from Sphingomonas astaxanthinifaciens DSM 22298 encodes:
- a CDS encoding sugar transferase yields MLQISPVQHVRRGSWLGRRRVQLLGAILVAAVWPLIARLMLTPNLLWEATLNAFYANVVAVGIALWLRLSVEPYPGIRSSLVILPTCLAAHGSVLAFFFFTRLPYDRTAFIAGFLLHVAWFYLIYFLVQRRTAMQIGVVPVGSWRRLAQLDNVSWIRLDAPRLDLARRCDAVVADFSAELTPAWEAFLADAALAGMIVYQIKPLTESLTGRVEIDHLSENSFGSLVPARGYFHLKTLIDFATALISLPFLLPIMAVAALAILLDDGGPVLFRQARIGHRGRSFKVVKFRTMRVSKGEATDARAAAMTGDLDPRITRVGAFLRKSRIDELPQVWNILKGQMSWIGPRPEAEVLSHWYVGEIPFYRYRHVVKPGITGWAQTNQGHVAEVDEIHEKLQYDFYYIKYFSPFLDLLIVFKTLRTMLTGFGAR; encoded by the coding sequence ATGCTTCAGATCTCCCCCGTCCAGCACGTTCGCCGCGGAAGCTGGCTGGGCCGCCGCCGCGTGCAGCTGCTCGGCGCGATCCTGGTCGCGGCGGTGTGGCCGCTGATCGCGCGGCTGATGCTGACCCCGAACCTCCTGTGGGAAGCGACGCTCAACGCCTTCTACGCCAATGTGGTCGCGGTCGGGATCGCCCTGTGGCTGCGGCTCAGCGTCGAGCCCTATCCGGGCATCCGCTCGAGCCTCGTCATCCTGCCGACCTGCCTTGCCGCGCACGGCTCGGTGCTGGCCTTCTTCTTCTTCACCCGCCTGCCCTACGACCGCACCGCCTTCATCGCCGGCTTCCTGCTCCACGTGGCCTGGTTCTATCTCATCTATTTCCTCGTCCAGCGGCGCACCGCGATGCAGATCGGGGTGGTGCCCGTGGGCAGCTGGCGACGGCTCGCCCAGCTCGACAATGTCAGCTGGATCCGGCTCGACGCGCCGCGGCTGGACCTCGCCCGGCGCTGCGACGCGGTGGTCGCCGATTTCTCGGCCGAGCTCACCCCGGCGTGGGAGGCCTTTCTCGCCGACGCCGCGCTGGCGGGGATGATCGTCTACCAGATCAAGCCGCTGACCGAATCGCTGACCGGCCGGGTCGAGATCGACCACTTGTCCGAGAACAGCTTCGGCTCGCTGGTCCCGGCACGCGGCTATTTCCACCTGAAGACCCTGATCGACTTCGCGACAGCGCTCATCTCGCTGCCTTTCCTGCTGCCGATCATGGCCGTGGCGGCGCTCGCGATCCTTCTCGACGACGGCGGCCCGGTGCTGTTCCGCCAGGCCCGCATCGGACACCGCGGCCGCAGCTTCAAGGTGGTCAAGTTCCGCACCATGCGGGTCAGCAAGGGCGAGGCGACCGACGCCCGCGCCGCTGCCATGACCGGCGACCTCGACCCCCGCATCACCCGCGTCGGCGCGTTCCTGCGGAAGAGCCGGATCGACGAGCTGCCGCAGGTCTGGAACATCCTCAAGGGGCAGATGAGCTGGATCGGCCCGCGTCCCGAGGCCGAGGTCCTCTCGCACTGGTATGTCGGCGAGATCCCCTTCTACCGCTATCGCCACGTAGTGAAGCCCGGGATCACCGGCTGGGCCCAGACCAACCAGGGCCATGTCGCCGAGGTCGACGAGATCCACGAGAAGCTGCAGTACGACTTCTACTACATCAAATATTTCTCGCCGTTCCTCGACCTCCTCATCGTCTTCAAGACGCTGCGGACGATGCTGACCGGCTTCGGCGCGCGCTGA
- a CDS encoding nucleotide sugar dehydrogenase: MQDQHIVVVGLGYVGLPLAVALAEHGNVTGFDIDANRVAELRRGEDRTREITAERLAASTLRLTTDPAEARGADVYIVTVPTPVDGSNMPDLRPLLSATRSVATMIDPARPAVVVYESTVYPGVTEDICGPELERVGGLTRGTHFTLGYSPERINPGDREHTVDKIVKVVAGEDEATSAILTDLYGRMNGGKIFAAASIKAAEAAKVIENAQRDINIAFINEITQIFAKLDLSIWDVLAAARTKWNFLPFEPGLVGGHCIGVDPYYLAHRARELGHWPQIILAGRETNDGMGEWIADRLHERLANKAGRVLVLGLTFKENVPDLRNSRVIDVIRRLEWLGHEVLVADPLADPAEADHEYGISLTDPETMAEPVDLVVGAVAHDAYKSLSHEKLTSWLREGGQLADLKRLWQDRPGSAHPIWTL, encoded by the coding sequence TTGCAAGATCAGCATATTGTCGTCGTCGGCCTTGGCTATGTCGGGCTCCCGCTCGCGGTAGCGCTGGCGGAACATGGCAACGTTACCGGCTTCGACATCGACGCGAACCGGGTCGCCGAGCTGCGCCGCGGCGAGGACCGGACTCGTGAAATCACCGCCGAGCGGCTGGCCGCCTCGACCTTGCGGCTCACCACCGACCCCGCCGAGGCGCGCGGCGCGGACGTCTATATCGTCACCGTGCCGACTCCGGTCGACGGCTCCAATATGCCCGACCTGCGGCCCCTTCTTTCGGCGACCCGCAGCGTCGCGACCATGATCGATCCCGCCCGGCCGGCGGTGGTGGTCTACGAAAGCACCGTCTATCCCGGCGTCACCGAGGACATTTGCGGCCCCGAGCTCGAGCGCGTCGGCGGCCTGACGCGCGGCACCCATTTCACGCTCGGCTACAGTCCCGAGCGGATCAACCCGGGCGACCGCGAGCATACGGTCGACAAGATCGTCAAGGTCGTCGCGGGCGAGGACGAGGCGACCAGCGCGATCCTGACCGACCTTTACGGCCGCATGAACGGAGGCAAGATCTTCGCCGCCGCCTCGATCAAGGCCGCCGAGGCCGCCAAGGTGATCGAGAATGCCCAGCGCGACATCAACATCGCCTTCATCAACGAGATCACGCAGATCTTCGCCAAGCTCGACCTCAGCATCTGGGACGTGCTGGCGGCGGCGCGGACCAAGTGGAACTTCCTGCCCTTCGAGCCGGGACTCGTCGGCGGCCACTGCATCGGCGTCGATCCCTATTACCTGGCCCATCGCGCCCGCGAGCTCGGTCACTGGCCGCAGATCATCCTCGCCGGCCGCGAGACCAATGACGGCATGGGCGAGTGGATCGCCGATCGGCTCCACGAGCGGCTGGCGAACAAGGCGGGGCGCGTGCTGGTGCTGGGCCTGACGTTCAAGGAGAATGTCCCCGACCTGCGCAACAGCCGGGTGATCGACGTCATCCGCCGGCTGGAATGGCTCGGCCACGAGGTGCTGGTCGCCGATCCCCTCGCCGACCCGGCCGAGGCCGATCACGAATATGGAATCAGCCTCACCGACCCCGAGACCATGGCCGAGCCGGTCGATCTCGTGGTCGGCGCGGTTGCCCATGATGCCTACAAGTCACTGTCGCACGAGAAACTGACGTCATGGCTGCGTGAGGGCGGACAATTGGCGGATCTCAAGCGTTTGTGGCAGGATCGTCCCGGCTCGGCACACCCGATCTGGACCCTGTAG
- a CDS encoding alpha-amylase family glycosyl hydrolase, translating into MKSLLLAAAALALSGPSAAIAGRYAPQDLSGVRHPDWAKDAVIYQINTRQFTPEGTFRAAERELPRLKAMGVDILWVMPIQPIGVKNRKGTLGSPYSVKDYRAVNPEFGTLADFQRFVRAAHGEGMKVIIDWVANHSAWDNPLVTQHPDWYDHDWKGDFRPTPWWDWSDIIDFDYSKEGLRQYMADSMLYWVRTADIDGFRADVAAYIPLDFWEKVRADADRIKPVFMLGEAQMRDLHYKAFDATYGWGWYNALADIAKGRADTGALFGYFSENESAWPGGAMRMVYAENHDQNAWHGTGEEVFGPALNNVHVLAFVGEGIPLIYNGEEAGNPKRLKFFEKDPIAWREHPNRALFTRLAALKSRNKALWNAPWGGRMVGVVNDKPQKVFSFVRQASGDRVLAVFNFSAEPQTFRFTERLADGAWSDAETGAVVRIGADTSLTLAPWSNRVFEQGVVRSRAR; encoded by the coding sequence ATGAAGAGCCTCCTCCTCGCCGCCGCCGCGCTGGCCCTCTCCGGTCCCTCCGCTGCCATCGCCGGTCGCTATGCCCCCCAGGACCTCTCGGGCGTCAGGCATCCCGACTGGGCCAAGGACGCGGTCATCTACCAGATCAACACCCGCCAGTTCACGCCCGAGGGGACGTTCAGGGCCGCGGAGCGCGAGCTTCCGCGACTGAAGGCAATGGGGGTCGATATCCTGTGGGTGATGCCGATCCAGCCGATCGGGGTGAAGAACCGCAAGGGAACGCTCGGCTCGCCCTACAGCGTCAAGGACTATCGCGCGGTCAATCCCGAGTTCGGGACCTTGGCCGACTTCCAGCGCTTCGTCCGCGCCGCGCACGGGGAGGGGATGAAGGTCATCATCGACTGGGTCGCCAACCACAGCGCCTGGGACAATCCGCTCGTGACGCAGCATCCCGACTGGTACGACCACGACTGGAAGGGCGACTTCCGGCCGACGCCCTGGTGGGACTGGTCCGACATCATCGACTTCGATTATTCGAAGGAGGGCCTGCGCCAGTATATGGCGGACTCGATGCTCTACTGGGTGCGGACCGCCGACATCGACGGCTTCCGCGCCGACGTTGCCGCCTACATCCCGCTCGACTTCTGGGAGAAGGTCCGCGCCGACGCCGACCGGATCAAGCCGGTCTTCATGCTCGGCGAGGCGCAGATGCGCGACCTCCACTACAAGGCGTTCGACGCGACCTACGGCTGGGGCTGGTACAATGCGCTCGCCGACATCGCCAAGGGGCGGGCCGATACGGGCGCGCTGTTCGGCTATTTCAGCGAGAACGAGAGCGCCTGGCCGGGGGGCGCGATGCGGATGGTCTATGCCGAGAACCACGACCAGAATGCCTGGCACGGCACCGGCGAGGAAGTCTTCGGACCGGCGCTGAACAATGTCCACGTCCTCGCCTTCGTCGGCGAGGGCATCCCGCTCATCTACAACGGCGAGGAGGCGGGCAATCCCAAGCGCCTGAAATTCTTCGAGAAGGATCCGATCGCCTGGCGCGAGCATCCCAATCGTGCGCTGTTCACGCGGCTGGCCGCGCTCAAGAGCCGCAACAAGGCGCTCTGGAATGCGCCGTGGGGCGGGCGGATGGTCGGCGTGGTCAACGACAAGCCGCAGAAGGTCTTCTCGTTCGTCAGGCAGGCGAGCGGCGACCGGGTGCTTGCCGTCTTCAATTTCTCGGCCGAGCCGCAGACCTTCCGCTTCACCGAGCGGCTGGCCGACGGCGCCTGGAGCGACGCCGAGACGGGCGCGGTGGTGCGGATCGGGGCGGACACGAGCCTGACCCTCGCCCCGTGGAGCAACCGGGTCTTCGAGCAGGGCGTGGTGCGGAGCCGCGCGCGCTGA